The following nucleotide sequence is from Pseudomonas sp. RC10.
CGGGCGAGCAACCAGTCGGCCTATCGGTTGTACGAGCGGTACGGATTCAACGAGGTGGGTCGGCGTCGTGATTACTACCCGGCGGTGGGTGGCCGCGAAGATGCGCTGGTCATGGCCTGCACCCTGACGGATTGATCACCCGCGGCTGAGCTTCAGACTGTAGGAGCGAATTTATTCGCGAGACATGTGTACATCCGGCACCGTTGAATCGTTTGAAATGCCGTCTCGCGAATGAATTCGCTCCTACAGGGTTTCACCTGCCTGAACAGACGCGTCAAATCTCAGGTTTACCATCCAGCGGATCGAAAATCGCCATTTCCTCTTCATCCAGGCCGCCGCCCGCGCCGATTTCGTCTTCGTCGACGATGCTCAAATCAAAGTCTGCCGGGCCGCCTTCACCTTGCTCGCGGGCCGAGCGTGAGCCGTCTTCGTCGATCAGCGTTTCAGGACTCATGTCATCGTCTGTCGGATTGTGATCGTCCGTCGATGCGCCGGTCATGCCCGCTTCCCGCACGCGCTCGTCAGGAATGTACGTTTCCAGCTCATCTGCAGGGATGGTGTCACCGATCCGTCCGCTGGGTTCGTTATTGTCATTGAAGTTAAGCTCTTCCATCGAGCCCATGCGATCTTCGTTATCGTCGATGGGCTCGGGCTGGGTAGCGCCGAAAGGGCGGCGTGGATCGTTCATGGCAAATCCTCATTGTGAGCGGTCTTAATGAGGTGGACCGGGGGGCGTTATGAAGATTCACTCAGATTCTCCATCGGTCGTGGCGAAATGGCGTGACCCCGACCGTCGAGCGCCTGTCATAGCTGGGCATCATTTCCGAGGCATCAACGTATGAACGAATTACAAGATCTGATCGATAACAACGAACGTTGGGCAGCCGCCATCAAGGAAGAAGACCCTGAGTTCTTCGCCAAGCTGGCCCGTCAGCAAACGCCGGAATACCTCTGGATCGGTTGTTCGGACGCGCGCGTCCCCGCGAATGAAATCGTCGGCATGCTGCCTGGCGATCTGTTCGTTCATCGCAACGTGGCCAACGTCGTGCTGCACACTGACCTGAATTGTCTGTCGGTGATTCAGTACGC
It contains:
- a CDS encoding serine kinase/phosphatase, whose translation is MNDPRRPFGATQPEPIDDNEDRMGSMEELNFNDNNEPSGRIGDTIPADELETYIPDERVREAGMTGASTDDHNPTDDDMSPETLIDEDGSRSAREQGEGGPADFDLSIVDEDEIGAGGGLDEEEMAIFDPLDGKPEI